The proteins below are encoded in one region of Neoasaia chiangmaiensis:
- a CDS encoding pyridoxal phosphate-dependent aminotransferase, which translates to MSLIAARLNRISPSQTIAISQKARELKAAGRDIISLSAGEPDFDTPANVKAAAIRAIEAGETRYTDVAGTPALRAAIAARLNADFQTDYRAEEIVVSTGGKQVIYNAMVATLDAGDEVVIPAPAWVSYPDIVALADGEPVVVPTKAENGFKLTAEELRAAITPRTKWLMLNSPCNPTGAAYSEAELRALCDVLLDHSRIWVFTDDIYAKLVYDGFVAKTVVQVEPRLRDRTLTMNGMSKAYAMTGWRIGFSAAPLELTKAIIKLQGQSTSNACSIAQAAALEAVSGPQDFIGEMVAVYEARRDLVVGMLNQTAGLRCHRPEGAFYVFPSMEGTIGRKTPSGTVIDSDEAFVTALLEETGVAAVHGSAFLMPGYFRISYATDTASLREACTRIQRFCASLS; encoded by the coding sequence GGAGTTGAAAGCGGCGGGCCGCGATATCATCAGCCTGTCGGCCGGTGAGCCGGATTTCGATACGCCAGCCAATGTGAAGGCCGCCGCGATCCGTGCGATCGAGGCGGGCGAGACCAGATATACCGACGTGGCTGGAACGCCGGCGCTGCGGGCCGCGATCGCGGCGCGCCTGAACGCGGATTTCCAGACGGATTACCGGGCCGAGGAGATCGTCGTTTCCACGGGTGGCAAGCAGGTCATCTACAACGCCATGGTCGCTACCCTCGACGCAGGGGATGAGGTCGTTATTCCCGCGCCCGCCTGGGTTTCGTATCCCGATATTGTCGCGCTGGCCGATGGCGAGCCGGTCGTGGTGCCGACGAAGGCGGAGAACGGTTTCAAGCTGACGGCGGAAGAACTGCGCGCGGCGATCACGCCGCGCACCAAATGGCTGATGCTCAATTCGCCCTGCAACCCGACGGGGGCGGCTTACAGCGAAGCGGAACTGCGTGCACTGTGCGATGTCCTGCTCGACCACTCGCGCATCTGGGTCTTCACGGACGATATCTATGCCAAGCTGGTCTATGACGGTTTCGTCGCCAAAACCGTTGTGCAGGTTGAGCCGCGGCTGCGTGATCGCACCCTCACGATGAACGGCATGTCCAAGGCCTATGCCATGACGGGCTGGCGCATCGGCTTCTCCGCCGCGCCGCTGGAACTGACGAAGGCGATAATCAAGCTGCAGGGGCAGAGCACGAGCAATGCCTGCTCGATCGCGCAGGCCGCGGCGCTGGAGGCCGTATCCGGTCCGCAGGATTTCATCGGCGAGATGGTCGCGGTGTATGAGGCGCGGCGCGATCTCGTGGTCGGCATGCTGAACCAGACGGCGGGCTTGCGTTGCCATCGGCCTGAGGGAGCCTTCTATGTTTTCCCCTCCATGGAAGGCACGATCGGCAGGAAAACGCCAAGCGGCACCGTGATCGACAGTGACGAGGCATTCGTCACGGCATTGCTGGAGGAAACGGGCGTGGCTGCCGTGCATGGCAGTGCGTTTCTGATGCCGGGCTATTTCCGTATTTCCTACGCGACCGATACGGCAAGCCTGCGGGAAGCCTGTACGCGCATCCAGCGCTTCTGTGCGTCGCTGTCATGA